Proteins encoded in a region of the Populus nigra chromosome 3, ddPopNigr1.1, whole genome shotgun sequence genome:
- the LOC133690128 gene encoding uncharacterized protein At5g01610 — MTKLFFLISLILLPITFTSQSEKQKPPTAAHTELTNYGFPIGLLPSSVKNYTFNQTSGKFSVDLGGACKITLPPDNYLATYSKRVSGKIVEGRIAELDGIRVRAFFKWWSITGISSSGDNLVFEVGMITAKYPSKNFDESPQCEGKHSSS; from the coding sequence atgacCAAGCTTTTCTTTCTCATCTCTCTCATCCTCCTACCAATCACCTTTACCTCTCAATCAGAAAAACAGAAACCCCCAACTGCCGCCCACACCGAGCTCACAAACTACGGCTTCCCAATCGGGCTCCTCCCTTCCTCCGTAAAAAACTACACTTTCAACCAGACTTCTGGCAAATTCTCCGTCGATCTTGGTGGCGCGTGTAAGATAACGCTCCCTCCTGACAATTACTTAGCCACGTACTCCAAAAGGGTTAGTGGGAAGATTGTTGAGGGTCGGATCGCGGAACTGGATGGGATCCGGGTTCGGGCTTTTTTTAAATGGTGGTCGATAACGGGAATTAGTTCTAGTGGAGACAATTTGGTTTTTGAAGTTGGGATGATTACTGCTAAATATCCTTCCAAGAATTTTGATGAGAGTCCTCAGTGTGAGGGCAAACACTCTTCTTCTTAA